In Flavobacterium piscisymbiosum, the sequence GGCAATTAAACTAATCTGGTATATAATTCCCGATACCTGACACATGCCGCCTCCATTCTCTTCTACTAATTGACCGTTTACCAAAGTTCTGCTTTTCTTAAAATCCTGATTTGGATTTCCTACCACTTTAAAAAAAGAAAAAATTTGATTTGGCTCAAGAACATATCTGTTAATCCTTTTTGAAGCCAGCAGAATATTGTGCAACTTATTATCAAAAGTCTGACTGGATTTTATTTCCTGTGTTAATGTTATCGCATAACGAAAGGTAAAATCGTTTTGGCATTTTTTAGAAAACCGGAACAAATCTTTGGTCCATAAATCCTTTTTAAATCTAAGCAATAACTTAAGGCTAATTTTGAGTGGTTTCAACATATTCATTTCTTCTCTAATTCGATGATTAAATAAGAACTATACTCTTTTAGGAATGAATTAGCTAAAAAAGAATCGAGTTTTATCAAAGGCTTTCGGCAAAATTCAGGAAATCGATGTATGGGAAAAAACAAAAAACCAAATGTTCTTTTAATCTTAAAATTGGGATTTTCTTTAAAATCCCCGATACTTAAACTAAAGGCTCCGTGCCAATTATTTTTTTTATATCCAAGCAAATTTCTTCGTTTTCGCGATGGAATATCAAAAATAATTCTGCCATTGTTTTTTAAAATTCGTTTTGATTCTTCTAAAACCTGATTGATTTTATCCTGATCCAGATGCATAAAAAAATGAAAACTAATAATGGTATCTACAGAATTATCCTGTAAAGTTATTTGATGAGCTTCGTTTTGTAAAAATGTTTTTTCAGGAAACTTCCTTCTTGCCATTTCGATCATTTCAGCGCTTGCATCAACTCCAATAGAAGCATAATTTAAAAGTCTGCCAGTACCGCAGGCTAAATCAAGAATTTGCTCGTTTTTATTGGTTAATAACCTATCAAGAATATTTCGTTCCTGAGAGTCAATAAATCTTCCGTAAGAATTATCAAATCTATTCTGATCATAAGTACTTGCCAGATCATTATAGTAATTTACAATTTCGCTCATTTTTAATTTTTAAGACAAAATCAAAAATAATAAAAATCTTACTCGAAAAACATTTTTTATCCTTTCTTCAGAATATTCCCTAAACCACGGCCAATTTGCTCAATGGCTTCAAGACCTTTGGTTAATGGCGTAGCAGTAAAATCTTCGTAGGCATCCATAGAAGTTCCTTTGCGATCGTCTTGCGCATATACCAGAATCAGATTGTTATCATCAAATGATTTTTCGAATTTCTGAGGTAGTTTATCAAAAATTGACTGGTACGAAACAGAACCTTTTCTAGAAAGATTAAAAACAATCAAATCGTTTGGTTTTATTTCATCAGAAATCGATTCAAAATCATCCCAATCCATAATACTTTTAAAACCTAATTTTGCATTCAGTTTCAAATTAGCAGCAATTTGCTGAATCGTTTGATGTGTTTTATATTCGGCATAAATTATAATCGGAATACTTAATTCCTGCGATAATCGGCAGATTTTCTGTAATAACAAATGAAATCCAACTCCTCTTTCAGAAAATGGCGGGCAGATAAAAACCAGTCTTTTTTCTTCTATAAAAGTCTTTTGAAATCTACAAATAAATAAACTTTTGTCGACGTTATTGATAATCGAATCTACGTTTTCTCCAAAAATTTTATCAAGGAATCCTGTTTTTCTAGGCCAACCCACGATCACAATATCCGACATGATTTCTTTCGAAGTTCTGGCAATTCCGCTGGCAGGATTATGGTCAATTCTGGCAATTGTATTTATTTTTACTTCTGAAGCCGACGCCTGAATGACGAATTTATCAACTGCTTTTCGATACTTTAAAATATTTTTTTCGGCCTGATCATTATTAGGAACGATCGTTAACAAAGTTACTGGATTAGATGATTTTTTATCTTTAATTAAAAGTGCAAAATCTAATAAAGTGGCTGTCGCCGAAGTTTTTGCTAACGGAATTAAAATGTGTTCGTCTAAAATTTGATCGCTATGCGCATCTTCATGAGAAACTTCTTCCTCGCAAATTGCTATTTTTTTGGCTGCTTTTTCAGTGGCAAAAGAAGCTACAATACAAGTAATTAATATTAAAATAATAGTTCCGTTTAAGATATTTTCATCCAGAATTTTCGCTTTAAATCCCACTAAAATAACCGCCAACGTTGCAGCGGCATGTGCACTGCTTAACCCGAAGATCAGTTGTCTTTCTGTTCGGGTATATTTAAAAACAATCTGGGTAAAAAATGCTGCCGTCCATTTCCCGAAAATCGCCACAACACTCAAAGTTCCGGCAACAATTAATGCCGTTGGTCCGCTAAGAATTACGCTGATATCAACCAACATTCCCACCGAAATCAGGAAAAACGGAATGAACAATGAATTGCCGATAAACTCAATTCTGTTCATCAATGCAGACGAATGCGGAATTAAGGGATTCAAAGCCAAACCTGCAACGAACGCACCAATAATAGGCTCTACTCCTGCTACTTCGGCCAAAAATGCTGCAAAGAAAACTACAGAAAGTACAAAGATATAATGAGCATGTTTTTCACTTTCTAATTTCTTAAAGAACCATTTAGCAATTCTTGGAATCACCAAAAACATAATAGCAGAGAAAATGGCCAATGAAACCGTTAGTTTTATCCAGAAAGCCTGATTCAGATTACCTTGGCTACTTCCCATAATAACGGCCAGAATAATCAAAACGGCAGTATCTGTTAATATCGTTCCTCCTACTGTTATGGCAACAGCCTGATTTTTTGCAATCCCTAATTTACTTACAATTGGGTAAGCTACCAGCGTGTGCGTGGCAAACATACTTGCGGTCAGGAAACTGGCATTAAAATCATATTGCAGTAAATAATAACAAACCGGAAACCCAATGGTTAAAGGGAAAATAAAGGTAAAGAAACCGAATAATAAGCTCTTATTTCTATTGGCTTTAAACTCATTCATGTCGAGTTCAAGGCCGGCAATAAACATAATATATAAAAGTCCGATTGTCGAAAACAAATCTACGGCTGAGTTTTTAGCCAGAATATTAAGTCCGTGTGGTCCAATGATTACACCGGAAATAATAAGTCCGATAATTCCTGGAATGTTTATTTTTTTAAGTAAAATAGGCGACAAGAGAATAATGAAAAGTATTAACGAGAAAATCAATACTGGGTTGCTAAGCGGTAATTCGAATTCTTGTAAAAAATGCTTGAAAAATTCTATCATAATGTAATTTTATCTTCTTTGTGGTATTTTAATTTTTCGCAAACAGAGGTGTTCAAATTAAAATGAAATCTCAGAAGTTATGGTTACCGATTTCTTTTTAGACCAAAAAAACCGGATTCTTTAGTGATTGTTTCATTACAAAAATACCTAAAAAAAACACCAACTTTTCACGAAAACCACATATTAAGCAATAAATTTTGTTTCGTTGCCAAATTATTAATATTTAATATTTTTTTTAACAAAACTGCAACATTAACAAACGAAAATAAAACTTCATTGCATTATTCAATTATCTTTGTCTTAATAAATATTGCACAATGGAAGAATGTATCTCTGTTTTTGATATGCTTAAAATTGGCGTTGGCCCCTCAAGTTCTCATACTTTAGGGCCTTGGAGAGCCGCTGAACGTTTTTTAGAAGAGTTAAAAGACGAATCAATTTTAGACCAGATTAAACGTGTAAAAGTCGATTTATACGGATCACTTTCTTTAACCGGAAAAGGTCACGCCACAGATTTATCTGTTATGCTGGGTTTAAGCGGGCAGGATCCCGAATATATTCCGGTTGATAATATTGCCGGAATCATTAAAACGATCGAAGACAACAACGAGATTATTCTGGCGAATGAATATAAAATCCCGTTTTATTTTCTGCAGGATATTGTTTTCAATAAAGAGTTTCTTCCTTTTCATGCCAACGGACTAAAATTTACAGCTTATAAAGAGGATGATTCTGAATATGAATCTACTTTTTATTCTATAGGTGGAGGTTTTGTGGTGAAAGAAGAACGCACCAATGCCAAAATCAAAGAAGTTATAAAATGTGCTTTCCCATTCCCTATTCAAAATGCGGTTGAGCTTTTAAATTATACGGTTTCAGAGAACAAATCTATTTCGGAAATTGTTTATGAAAACGAAAAATCGATGCGTCCGGAAGCAGAAATTCATTCCGAATTAATGCGTATCTGGAACACGATGTTAGAATGTATGTACATTGGCTGTCATACCGGAGGAATTCTCCCGGGCGGACTAAACGTTCGCAGAAGGGCTTTTGACATGCACCAAAACTTAATAGGTTTATCAAATTATTCCAATCCGCAAACGTGGCTGGAAGAAATCAGAAAAACCGAAGTAAAATTTCGTCAGATCCTAAAATGGGTAAGTTGTTTTGCACTTGCCGTGAATGAAGTAAATGCTTCTTTAGGCCGCGTGGTTACAGCTCCTACAAACGGAAGCGCTGGTGTAATTCCGGCGGTTTTAATGTATTATCTGGTTATTGAAAATCATGATGCAGGCGAAAAAGAAATCAAACAATTCCTGATGGTTGCCGGAGAAATTGGAAGTATCTTCAAGAAAGGTTCTACAATCTCGGCTGCTATGGGCGGTTGCCAGGCCGAAATCGGTGTTTCGTCATCTATGGCTGCTGCAGCTCTTTGCGAATTAATGGGCGGAACTCCTGCTCAGGTTTTAATGGCTGCCGAAATCGCTATGGAACATCACCTTGGTTTAACCTGCGACCCAATTGGTGGTTTGGTTCAGATTCCGTGTATCGAAAGAAATACTATGGGTGCCATAAAAGCAATAAATGCTGCCGAATTAGCCCTTGAAACTGATTCTAAAAACGCAAAAGTACCACTTGATAAAGTAATCAATACGATGTGGCAAACGGCAAAAGACATGAACTCTAAATACAAAGAAACCTCCGAAGGCGGATTGGCAATTGCTGTAAATATGGCTGATTGTTAAATAATAAAGGTTGCCACGAATTTCACTAATTTTCGCGAATTAATATTTAGCTTCTTTGCGCATTAAAAAATTTATGAAATTCGTGAAATTCGTGGCAAAAAACTCTTCCAAAATATATTTTCATGAAAAAATATTACTTTCTTTTAGCCTTATTATTTTCGTCCCTTTTAATAAATGCTCAGGAACGTTATTTCCTTAATTCGGATACGCGTTTGTATACTTCCGCAAGTACTTCTGCTGAGTTTTTGGGTTATTTTAAATATGGTGCCGAAATACAATTATTATCCGAAAGCAAAAATGGCTGGTACAAAGTAAAAGCCGATAATTTATCTGAAGGTTATATTCCGGAGCAATATGTTGCAACACGATTAAATGCCAAAGATGTTAAAGTAAGAGACAACGAAAATCCTATTTTAGAAGGCGGAGACAATTATTATGGTGGTAATCACCTTTTTGTTTTGGTTGCAGGTTTAAAGGCGCGTGCACAACCCGATAAAAATTCAAAAATTAGAGAAATTTTATTTGTTGGTGATCCTGTAGCCATTAATTATCTCCCAAAAAATGAAGACGAATGGGTAAATATTAGTGGTCAATTTAGCGACGAATATGCCAGGTTTACGCTAAGAAAGTTTGTTGGCAAAAGACCTGATTTTAATACCTTATTAAAAGATTTCGACAAACTCGATGTCAATAATGTTACAGAACGTAAAATTGTAGGCGAACGACTAGTTCAACTCGCCTGGAATAGCGACAATACTAAACTAATCCCCGCTTATCAAAGATATTATGAGGTCGTAAAACAATTAAATGATCCTAAACTTATTGATGATACCGAGTTGAATATGGCTATAGCCAAAGGATTAGTAAAGCATAAAAAACAGGAAGAAATTACGGCCTTTACCAAAAAATCAGAATTTGTGGTAAAAGGCTTAAAAACCAAATCATTATTTTTTACTCAAAAAGAGTTAATAAATACATTGGGCAATCCGGTAAAAAAAGCCACAATAAGCGATGAATGTGGTTTATATATCAGCGAACTTTTTTATTATTATCCGGATTTAGAAGCTTCTGTAGATGAAAAAGAAAACAAAGTAGAGGTCATAAAGATTTTCATCAATCAAACCAACAAACTTGTTTTCAATGTCAATGCGGCATTAGACAGCTCATTAACCGAAAAAAACTTTATCGAAAAATACGGTACTTATATTGGGGCGTCAATAAAAAACCCACATTCATACTCTATACCGTTAGAAGACAGCCATTTTGAAATAGAATTTAAAGATGGAAAGTTATTTGCCATCGAAATAATCTACTATTGCTGATTTCAATCTATAATTATTCAATACTTTTACATCTTCAAAAAAAAATAAAATGTCAGTAGCAAAAAAAGATTATAAAAGAATCACAACAAAGTCATTGATCGAAATGAAAAGCAACGGAGAAAAAATCTCTATGCTTACGGCTTACGATTTTACAATGGCTAAAATTGTTGACACCGCAGGAGTCGATGTGATTTTAGTGGGCGATTCAGCATCAAATGTTATGGCGGGTCACGAAACGACATTGCCAATTACTTTAGATCAAATGATATATCATGCTTCATCTGTAGTTCGCGCTGTAGAGAGAGCATTAGTTGTAGTAGATTTACCTTTTGGAAGTTACCAGTCTGACCCAAAAGAAGCTTTGCGTTCTGCTATTCGAATCATGAAAGAAAGTGGCGGTCACGCTGTGAAACTGGAAGGAGGAAAAGAAATTAAAGAATCTATCAAAAAAATATTAAACGCAGGAATTCCGGTTATGGGACATTTGGGTTTAACTCCTCAATCGATCTACAAATTCGGGACTTACAGCGTTCGCGCCAAAGAAGATCAGGAAGCCGAAAAACTAATCGAAGATGCCAAATTGCTTGAAAAAGTAGGTTGTTTTGCTGTTGTTCTAGAAAAAATCCCAGCCGATTTAGCTAAAAAAGTAGCCGAAAGTATTTCGATTCCGGTTATTGGTATCGGTGCCGGAGGTGGCGTTGACGGACAAGTTTTGGTGATTCACGATATGTTAGGAATGAACAATGAATTCAGCCCGCGTTTCTTACGTCGCTATTTAAATTTATACGAAGAAATGACAAAAGCAATTGGTCAATATGCCGCTGATGTTAAATCAAGTGATTTTCCTAACTCTGGGGAGCAATATTAATTTTTTTTAAGGTACTAAGGTTCTAAGTTGCTAAGGTTTCTTTTTTAGGGACAAAGGTTCAAAGGTTTCTTAATTTTACCATTATTTCTCGCAAAGACGCAAAGTCACAAAGAACCAAATTTTAACTTTGCGCTTTTGCGTCTTTGCGAGAGATTAAAACGCTACGGTGCTCAATCTAAAATCAGATATCTAAAATCTAAAATTACACACAAGTCTAGTATGAAAATCGTTTCAGATAAAAATAATCTCCAGGTTCTACACGAAGACAACCATATTATTGTGGTTAATAAACGCGTGGGCGATATTGTGCAAGGTGATAAAACAGGCGATAAACCTTTATCTGATGTTGTAAAAGAATACATTAAAGACAAATACAATAAACCTGGTGATGTATTTTTGGGCGTAATTCATCGTTTAGATCGTCCTACAACCGGAATTGTGGTTTTTGCCAGAACTAGCAAAGCATTAACGAGAATGAACGAAATGTTCAGCAATCGTGAAACTCAAAAAACATATTGGGCAGTTGTGAAGAATAAACATCAGGAAACAAGTGCCAAATTGGTTCATTATCTTAAAAGAAACGAAAAAAACAATACTTCAAAAGCACATTTAAAAGAAGTTCCGGATAGTAAACTGGCTAGTTTAGATTATACTGTTTTTAAAGAATTACAAAATTATGTAGCTCTTGAAATCAATTTGCATACAGGTCGCCATCATCAAATTAGGGCTCAATTAGCTGCTATTGGATCACCGATTAAAGGCGATTTAAAATATGGTTTTGACCGAAGCAATCCTGATGGAGGAATTCATCTTCATGCCAGAAAATTGGTTTTCATTCATCCTGTTTCTAAAGAAAATATAACAATTACAGCGCCAACTCCCGATGAAACTATTTGGAACGCCCTTTGATTTTATGATACAATTGTTAATTTTTTAATTTTTATCGATTAACTTGCATAGTCAAAAATCAAGTGAAATCATAAAAATGGACTATAAAAACGACATCGGATACAGAAAAGAAACGCTAAAAAAATTGTTGTATAACATTCAGAAAAGCGAAGACTTAATTGTAAAAGCTTTATACGATGATTTTAAAAAGCCAGAATTTGAAGCTGTTTTAACCGAAACCAACTATGTTATTTCGGATTTAAAAGACACTATAAAAAATATTCATAAATGGGCAAACCGAAAACGTGTTTTTCCTTCTCTTCTTAATTTTCCTTCTACAGATTATATTTATAAAGAACCTTACGGAGACGTCTTGGTTATTGCTCCCTGGAATTATCCTTTTCAATTGGCTTTATGTCCTTTGATTGCGGCAGTAGCAGCAGGAAATCGTGTAGTTTTAAAACCATCTGAACTCACACCTAATACCTCAGCGATAATCGCCAAAATTATCGAAAAAACCTTTCATGTCAATCATGTTGAAGTTTTTGAAGGCGGTGTAGAAGTCTCTAATCAACTACTGGCAAAACGCTGGGATTATATTTTCTTTACCGGAAGTGTCGCAGTTGGAAAAGTTGTAGCCAAAGCCGCAGCCGAAAATCTAACGCCAATAACTCTTGAACTTGGCGGAAAAAACCCTTGTATTGTAGATGAAACTGCCAACTTAAAATTAGCTGCGAAACGTATTGTCTGGGGGAAATTTATTAATGCCGGCCAAACTTGTATTGCGCCGGATTATATTTTGGTTCAAAAAAACATGAAGGTTAATTTCATTAGTTTTTTGATCGAAGAAATCATAAAAGCATACGGTAAAAAAATGGAAAAATCTCCTGATTTTGCGCGTATTATCAATACCAAAAACTGGTTGCGATTAGCCAGTATGATAGAACCTGAGAAAGTGATTTTTGGAGGAGAAACAGATGCTAACAATCTTTTCATTTCGCCAACTTTAATCGAAGAACCGGCATTGGATAGTCTGGTTATGAAAGAAGAAATATTTGGCCCTATTTTACCTATTCTTATTTATGAAACAGAAGCTGATATTCATAACGTGATTAGCCGTTATGAGAAACCTCTTTCATTTTACATTTTTAGCGAAAATAAATCCTTTGCAAAAAAAATGATCAAAACCTATTCGTTTGGCGGTGGCTGCATCAATGATACAGTGGTTCATTTTTCTAATAAAAGGCTGCCTTTTGGCGGTGTTGGCCATAGTGGCATAGGCGCTTATCATGGTCAGTTGAGCTTTGATATTTTTTCTCATCATAAAGCAGTAGTAAAAAAGGCAAACTGGCTTGATTTACCTATGAGATATGCACCATACAAAGATAAATTGGCTTCCATTAAAAGGATATTAGACTGGATATAATAGCCCAAAAACAATTTCGTAATGTTTTCGGGTTTTTCATATGCATTTGATTAAAAATATTATATTTACGTCACATTATTTATCCTAAATACCAGAATATAAAACAATTCTACTTTTACACAAAATGAAATCTACACTTGATAAAATCAAAGACATTAAGAATCATGGTTATACCTTAGATTTTTCAACTGTCTTTAACACTGCTTTTGAAAACTATAAAAAAATAGCACTTTATGCAGGGTTAATATTACTAGTTTTTTCTATACTTTTTGGTATCATTGGCTCTATTCTTTTAGCCGTAATATTTGGTGTTGACAAATTAAACAATCCTGCTTTTTTTACCATCAAACCAACACAATTATCAAGTCTTCAACTGGTTTATTATATTGCGGGAACAGTCCTGTTTTCGGCAATTTTAAGCCCTTTTGGTGCGGGATTTCTAAAAATGGCATATTGTGCAGACAGAGATCAGGAGTTTAATGTTTCTACCATTTTTACTTATTACAAATCAAATAAATTTTTACAAATATTTTTAGCCACTGCGATCATTTCATTATTCAGTGTATCTGTATCGACATTTTTCGAAATGCAAAATCTTAATGTGGCGGGACTTCTGGTTTCGTTGCTGACTTCGTATTTTACATTTTTAATGATTCCGCTTATTGTATTTGGAGACTTAAAAGCGATTGATGCTATTACATCGAGTTTTATTCTTATTGCAAAGCAACCCATAGTACTTTTAGGATTAATGATCACCATTGTCGTTGCTCTGATTATTGGTTTTATGGCTCTTTTTATCGGAATCCTTTTTACAGTTCCCCTTAGTTATTCAATGACATACGCTATATATTATGCAATTTTTAAAAGTGATAAAGAAGATCCGATTGACTCAATTGGGCAACCGGATTTAGAATAAATAGAAAATTCTATCAATAAACAGAGCCTAACCTACTCTGCTATAGAATTTTCAAAAAAAACATTTACTAAAACCAAACATACCCCAAAATCTATGGTAGAAAACTATAGTTTTTTCAATTCGTTGATTTCAGGAATTGCCACTCTTGGTAATGCCCTAAAATCAATTATTGCAAACTGGTATGTTTTTACTTCGGACATTATTTTTTACAACAATCCTAAAATTATTCTTTTAGGATTGGCATTATTTGGACTTCTAGGGGTTCTTATTCACCAATTCTTTAAAATAAAAACGAGCATTGGCTATTTCATAGAAAAAAAACTGGAAACTGAAACAGCCAACAGAGAATATCAACTTTATATTTTATTTTTTGGTATTGCCGTTATTGTAATCGAAATCATCAATGAACTTTTTAAAATAAGACCCAAAAGTTTATTGATTACTAATGTTTCTATTGGTTTTACAGTATTGGTTATCTATTTTATAACAAATAAAGTAAAGTTTTTACGGGATCGGGTTCAGCCCATATTTATCTTCTTTTTCTTTGTTTACATCGCTTATGTTGGGCATAATATTATCTATCTCCCAAAAGATGTTATTCCGGTTATTGTTTTTTTAATCTCATTTTTCTTTTCATATAACATTTTAAAACCCATAAAAATATACTGGATCTTTGTTGGTCTGGTTTTTACTTTTCTAATTGTAACCGTTATTTTTCATTTGATTTCTTTAAAATCCTCTATTATTTTAATCAATTTTTGTATCCTTATTTTCATTATCAACCAGGTAAAATATGCTGTTTTAGTTAACAATTCAGATAATTTTAGATTTACAAACGAAATTGTACATAAGGGAAATTCATTGACAATTGCTACCAATAAAAAAAACGAGGTATTATTCTGCAGTGAAACCATAACTTCAATTTTAGGGTATTTACCGGATGAAGTTATGGGTTTGAAATTTTGGAAACTAACCAAAGAAACCGACTTTATTGAAGACATAAAAAATCTCAATCCCGAAGAAAACAAACTTTATATTCGAAAACTAAAAAGCAAAAATGGCGAATACAAATACATTCAGTGGAAAGACAAAAAATTCTCTGAGGATTTAATTATCAGTATTGGTCAGGATGTCACTGAGCAGATTAATGTTCAGGATCAATACAAAAACCTGATCCAGACTGCGACAGATATTATTTTCGAAATTGACAGCGAAGGCTATTTTACTTTTGTAAATGATTTTGGGTTTTCGATTCTGGGTTATTCCGAAAATGAAATTATATCACAACATTATTCGAATTTTATTCATGAAAATTATCAGCGAAATGCAGTTGATTTTTATGAAAACCTGGATATCAATGAAAACAATTTCCCTTCTATAGAAATTCCGATTTTAAAGAAAAACGGAAAAACGTTATGGATTTCTCAAAAAATCATAATTCGTAAAAATGATTTAGGCCAAACCATTGGTTTTGCGGGTATAGCCAGAGATATTACCGATATTAAAAATATAGAAAACGAAAAAAAGAAGCGTTTAAAAAAAATCGAAGCATACAACAATTCGACAAAAAAACTATCGACATCAGATTTTAGTAAATACGACAATTTAGATACGGTTACTGATTACATCATTAAAGAAGCGGCGACTGTAACAAAAACAAATCGGGTAAGTTTCTGGAAATATGATAAAGATTTAATTACATGTCAAAATTTATTTAGCGTTGACAATCAAAACTTAAGCGACAAAAACATCCTCGACAAAGAATCTTATCCTATTTATTTTGAGACTTTAAAAAACAAAGCCATTATCAATGCATCCGATGTTTTTAATAAATTAGAAACGTCTGAATTTCAAAAACTTTATTTTACTAAAAACCATATCAAATCGATGCTTGACGTTCCTATATTTTTGAGCGGACAGTTAGGCGGCGTGGTTTGTTTTGAAAGCACTGCTGAAAAAAGGGACTGGGATAATGAAGATATCAACTATGCCAGAACAATTTCAGATGTTATTTCGTTAGCTATTTCGTCTCAGAAACGTTTGGAAGCTGAACGAAGATTAGAGTTTAAAAGTCAGCTGCTTTCGGCACTTTCTTTATGTACAGAGAAATTTTTGCTGAGTAAAACCACTCATGAAATGTTTCAGGAAACCTATGAAATAATTGGCAAAGCAGCCAAAGTTGATCATATGTATTATTATGAAAGAGACTTTTATACCAATACCGTTTGCCAAAAGTACAAATGGTCAAGAAAAGGAATTGAACATCAAATAACTGAATTACGACAACTTACAGAAGATAATTTACAGGAAATTTATGAGGCGGCAAAAAACAGAAAAATCTTAAACAAACTAACCCGTAATCTTGACGACAATTTTTTTAAGCAACTATTAGTTGATAACCAGATCAAATCTATTTTGATTTTGCCATTATTCATCAACGATGTTTTTACCGGTTTTATTGGCTTTGATGATTGTACCAATGAAAAAAAATGGTCTGAAGAAGAAATCTACATTTTTCAGGTTCTTGCCAATAACATTTCATCGGCATTGGAGCGAAATCGAAATGAAACTAAAATTCTCGAAAGTGAAGAAAAATTCAAACTAATTGCCAATAATATTCCTGGTACCGTTTATTTATCGAAGTTTGATGCTTTCTCGACCAAGATTTTCCTGAATGATGAGATTGCAAACCTAACGGGTTATTCTAAATCAGAATTTATTGAGAATAATTTATCTTTTCTTTCATTGATACATCCTGATGATAAAGATGAAGTAATTAATAATCAGATTGATAATCTGCAAAACGGAACACCTCTACATAATATCTATAGAATTCGCCGAAAGAGTGGCGAATATATCTGGGTAGAAGAATTTGGTGATGTGATTAAAAAAGGAGATGAAATTGAATTTGTTGGTGGAATTTATTTTGATATTACAAACAAAAAAGAAACCGAAGATGCCATAAAAGCCAAACAATTGGCAGAAGCGGCAAATAAATCAAAATCAGACTTTTTGGCCAATATGTCGCATGAAATACGAACGCCTTTGAACGGTATTATTGGTTTTACACATTTACTGATGAAAACTGAATTAGAAGAAATTCAGGAAAAATACATGACAACCATCAATCAGTCGGCACATTCATTGTTGGAGATTATAAACGACATTCTTGATTTCTCAAAAATTGAAGCCGGAAAGCTGGAACTTTTTATTGATTTATATGATATTAAAAAAGTATTGGGGCAGGTTTTTGATCTCATTGTTTACGAATCGAACCAGAAAAATCTTAAACTCGAATTGAATGTAGATCCTGATGTTCCTAAATACATTTGGACAGATATTGTGAGAATCAAACAAATTTTAATCAATTTGCTCTCAAACGCAGTAAAATTCACCAATGAAGGTTCTATTAAA encodes:
- a CDS encoding PAS domain S-box protein, producing the protein MVENYSFFNSLISGIATLGNALKSIIANWYVFTSDIIFYNNPKIILLGLALFGLLGVLIHQFFKIKTSIGYFIEKKLETETANREYQLYILFFGIAVIVIEIINELFKIRPKSLLITNVSIGFTVLVIYFITNKVKFLRDRVQPIFIFFFFVYIAYVGHNIIYLPKDVIPVIVFLISFFFSYNILKPIKIYWIFVGLVFTFLIVTVIFHLISLKSSIILINFCILIFIINQVKYAVLVNNSDNFRFTNEIVHKGNSLTIATNKKNEVLFCSETITSILGYLPDEVMGLKFWKLTKETDFIEDIKNLNPEENKLYIRKLKSKNGEYKYIQWKDKKFSEDLIISIGQDVTEQINVQDQYKNLIQTATDIIFEIDSEGYFTFVNDFGFSILGYSENEIISQHYSNFIHENYQRNAVDFYENLDINENNFPSIEIPILKKNGKTLWISQKIIIRKNDLGQTIGFAGIARDITDIKNIENEKKKRLKKIEAYNNSTKKLSTSDFSKYDNLDTVTDYIIKEAATVTKTNRVSFWKYDKDLITCQNLFSVDNQNLSDKNILDKESYPIYFETLKNKAIINASDVFNKLETSEFQKLYFTKNHIKSMLDVPIFLSGQLGGVVCFESTAEKRDWDNEDINYARTISDVISLAISSQKRLEAERRLEFKSQLLSALSLCTEKFLLSKTTHEMFQETYEIIGKAAKVDHMYYYERDFYTNTVCQKYKWSRKGIEHQITELRQLTEDNLQEIYEAAKNRKILNKLTRNLDDNFFKQLLVDNQIKSILILPLFINDVFTGFIGFDDCTNEKKWSEEEIYIFQVLANNISSALERNRNETKILESEEKFKLIANNIPGTVYLSKFDAFSTKIFLNDEIANLTGYSKSEFIENNLSFLSLIHPDDKDEVINNQIDNLQNGTPLHNIYRIRRKSGEYIWVEEFGDVIKKGDEIEFVGGIYFDITNKKETEDAIKAKQLAEAANKSKSDFLANMSHEIRTPLNGIIGFTHLLMKTELEEIQEKYMTTINQSAHSLLEIINDILDFSKIEAGKLELFIDLYDIKKVLGQVFDLIVYESNQKNLKLELNVDPDVPKYIWTDIVRIKQILINLLSNAVKFTNEGSIKLNVSVLEKNKSGNCVIRFSVIDTGIGILEKNQKKIFKAFSQEDSSTTRKFGGTGLGLTISNQLLALMESRLQLESQIDIGSNFYFDLNLKTSNQSINEKYNAELKKINLELSANNAGMNYKNITFLIVEDNKVNMLLLKTIIKNLYSTAYIYECENGYEAVNQFENINPDLIFMDIQMPIMNGYETTKAIRNTVTGRDIPIIAVTAGAEKDERNKCLSAGMDDYISKPIIKGTVEEALSKWLK